The Vicia villosa cultivar HV-30 ecotype Madison, WI linkage group LG1, Vvil1.0, whole genome shotgun sequence genome includes a region encoding these proteins:
- the LOC131619930 gene encoding peroxidase 21, producing MATNNPCFHSSFLFSLLLLLHFTLGKSQLQVNYYSSSCPKAEEIIKQQVTELYHEHGNTAISWVRNLFHDCVVKSCDASLLLETVHGVVSEQTSERSFGMRNFKYVNTIKAAVEKECPMTVSCADIVALSARDGIAMLGGPSNIEMKTGRKDSKESYVAVVKELIPNHNDSISSVISRFQDIGVDLEATVALLGAHSVGRVHCMNLVHRLYPTVDPTLDPTHAAYLKRRCPTPNPDPRAVEYVRNDLKTPMIIDNNYYKNILQNKGLLTLDAELATDPKTAPYVQKMAEDNGYFNEQFSRAIVLLSENNPLVGDEGEVRKDCRFVNAK from the exons ATGGCCACCAACAACCCTTGTTTTCATTCCTCTTTCCTCTTTTCTCTATTGCTTCTACTACATTTTACTTTGG GGAAAAGCCAGCTACAAGTGAATTATTATTCTAGCAGCTGCCCAAAAGCTGAAGAAATCATCAAGCAACAAGTCACTGAACTTTATCATGAACATGGAAACACAGCCATTTCATGGGTTAGAAATCTCTTCCATGATTGCGTTGTCAAG TCATGTGATGCGTCCCTACTTTTAGAGACGGTGCACGGTGTAGTATCAGAGCAGACATCGGAGAGAAGTTTCGGAATGAGAAACTTCAAGTATGTCAACACGATCAAAGCTGCTGTTGAGAAAGAATGTCCAATGACAGTGTCATGTGCTGATATTGTTGCTCTTTCTGCTAGAGATGGCATTGCCATG TTGGGAGGTCCTTCAAACATTGAAATGAAGACAGGAAGAAAAGATAGCAAAGAAAGCTATGTAGCAGTGGTGAAAGAGTTGATTCCAAATCATAATGACTCCATATCCTCAGTGATATCTCGTTTTCAAGACATTGGCGTTGACCTTGAAGCCACAGTTGCTCTTTTAG GAGCACACTCAGTTGGAAGAGTACACTGCATGAACCTGGTCCACAGACTCTACCCAACAGTAGACCCAACACTCGACCCAACACATGCTGCATACCTAAAACGTAGGTGTCCAACACCAAATCCAGATCCAAGAGCTGTCGAATACGTGAGAAACGATCTGAAAACACCTATGATTATAGACAACAATTACTACAAGAACATTTTACAAAACAAGGGTCTTCTTACTTTGGATGCTGAATTGGCCACTGATCCAAAAACAGCTCCTTATGTACAAAAAATGGCAGAGGATAATGGTTACTTCAATGAGCAATTCTCAAGGGCTATTGTTTTGTTGTCGGAGAATAATCCTCTTGTTGGAGATGAAGGTGAAGTTAGAAAGGATTGTCGGTTTGTTAATGCTAAATAA
- the LOC131644585 gene encoding uncharacterized protein LOC131644585, producing MPNMEHRSSFTTSFFLFLLLVLPHFSRGESEGILSSDSDIYEIDYKGPETHSSVPPPHNNPHSIPRKNLVRAEKVFGSATLASNKVKKVHG from the exons ATGCCAAATATGGAGCATAGGTCATCCTTCACAACCAGCTTCTTTCTCTTTCTCCTCCTAGTTCTTCCTCACTTTTCAAGAG GGGAATCAGAGGGAATATTGAGTTCAGATTCAGATATATATGAGATTGATTATAAAGGGCCAGAAACACACTCTTCAGTTCCTCCTCCACATAATAATCCTCATTCAATTCCACGAAAGAATTTAGTCAGAGCAGAGAAAGTTTTTGGTAGTGCTACTCTGGCATCAAATAAG GTTAAGAAAGTCCATGGATGA